ATCCGGGAGGTTTTTGCCGATTCCGCCTGGCAGCGTTGTTACGTGCATTTCCTCCGCAACGCGCTGGACTACCTGCCGCGCCGGGGCGGCGACGATTGCCTCCGTGAGCTGCGCTGGCTCTACGATCGCCGCGACGTCCGGGAGGCGCGGGCCGACCTGGCGTCCTGGCTGGGCAAATGGCAGGGCAAGTATGCCAAGCTCTGCCTGTGGGTCGAGGAAAACATCGAGGAAACGCTGACCTTCTACCGGTTCCCTTTGGCTCACCACAAGCACATCAAGTCCACCAATATGCTCGAACGCCTCAACCAGGAGATCAAGCGCCGCACCCATGTGGTGAGAATCTTTCCCAACGAGAAAAGTTGTCTGCGCCTGATCCGGGCGCTGGCCCTGGAAACGCATGAACACTGGATCGAAGCCATCCGCTACCTCAACATGGAGGCGCTCCGAGAACTCAAGAAGGAACGAATCAGGACGGCGGCTTAACCCCGATGCGGAGATCCAGCCCCCGACCGAATTTGCAGAACTTGACAGACACAACTCGCCCGGCCGGCTCGATGCATCGGCGCGCCCGCTAATCGATCCCGCAGGCCTTCCGCGCCCTGGCGAGCGTCGCCGACGCGATCTTGCGCGCCTTCGCGGCGCCGTCCTGCAGGACGCCGTCGACGTAGCGAGGATTCTTCTGGAGATCCTTCCGGCGCTCGCGGGCCGGTCCGAACCGCTCGTCGAGGAGCGCGATCAACCGCTTCTTGACCTCGGAATACTTGAGGCCGCCGGCCGTGAAACGCGCGCGCCATTGGGCCGTCTCTTCCGGCGTCGCGAAGAGCTTGACGAGATTGAAGACGTTGTTCGCGTCCGGGTCCTTGGGCGCCTCGACGGGAGCGGAGTCGGTGACGATGGCCATGACGCGCTCCTTCAGCGCCTTCCCCTCGAGGAAGATCCCGATGTCGTTGCCGTAGGACTTCGACATCTTCTGGCCGTCGATGCCCGGGACGACCCCCGCCTCGGGAAGAATCCGGTCCTGGGGCAGCTTGAAGACCTCGCCGTAAAGATGGTTGAAGCTCCCCGCGATGTCGCGCGCGACCTCGACGTGCTGCTTCTGGTCCTTGCCGACCGGGACGACGTCGGCATCGACGATCAGGATGTCGGCCGCCATCAGCACCGGATAGGAGAAGAGCCCGTGGTCCGGGGAGAGCCCCCGCGCGATCTTGTCCTTGTACGAGGTGCAGCGCTCCAGGAGCCCCATCGGCGTCACGGTCGTGAGCAGCCACGAGAGCTCCGGGATCTCGTGGACGTCGGACTGCTTGTAGAAGGCCGCCTTCGCCGGATCCAGGCCGAGCGCGAGGTAGTCGAGAGCGACGTCCCGGACGTTTTCGCGCAGCAGATCCGGGTCCTTGACGGTCGTCAGGGCGTGCAAGTCCGCGATGAAATAGAAGGCGTCCCCGCTCTCCTGGAGCTCGAGGTGCTGCCGGAGCGCGCCCAGGTAATTGCCCAGGTGCAGCTTGCCCGAGGGCTGGATGCCGGACAGGATGCGCATTTCGGTGGGCAAGATTACCAGACGGCTCCCTCACCCGCCCGCCTTCGCTCTTGCGAGCTTCGGCGGGGCGGCCTCTCCCGCGGGGAGAGGCGGGGCCGATGTGCCACCACAGGGAGATTGCCGCGGTCGCTCCGCTCCTTCGCCAGAAGGCTTCCTCCTTCGCCGAGGCTTCGGCGGGACGAGTCGGCGCGGCAGGCCGCTCCCTCGCAATGACGGAGCCGGATCCAAGCTCCCTCACCCGCCCGCCTTCGTTCTTGCGAGCTTCGGCGGGCGGCCTCCGCCTTCGCCGAGGCTACGGCGCGACAGGTCTCCCGCGGGGAGAGGCGGGGTCCAACGAGCTGGAAATCGCGGTCACTCGAATCATAGATCGGGCGCGCGAGGCGCGAGCCCGGCGGGATGCGGGCGGCCCGCGAGATCCCGAGGCATACCGGCGGCGTATGTCGCAGGGTCTCGCGGACGGCACGCGCCCGCCCGGCTCGATGCATCGCGCGCCCGAAAACCAGCGTGATCTTGACCTCAGACCATCCTTCTTCTAAGGTCAGCCTATGCGCGGAGACGACATCGTCGTAATCCTGACCTCGGTCGGCACGGAAGAGCAGGGCCTCGACATCGCGGAAGCGCTCGTCCACCGCCGGCACGCGGTCTGCGTCAACATGATCCCCTCGCTCCGGTCGATCTACCGGTGGAAGGGGAAGGTCTGCGAGGACACGGAATATCTCCTCGTGATCAAGACGATCGCCAAGCGCTTCCCCGACGCCGCCGAGACGATCCGGGAGATCAACTCCTACGAGCTGCCCGAGATCCTCTCTTTCTCGATCCGCAATGCCGACGCCCGCTTCTGCCAGTGGATCGTCGACGGGGTCGAGGAGAAGCGGGGCCGGAAGAAGAAAGCGGCGGCGGCGCCCCGGGCGGGCAAGACGGCCGCGAAGAAGCCGTCAAAACGCCGACAGCGCGCGGCCGAGATCCGAAAGTAAGTCCTCTTCGTCCTCGATCCCCACGGAGATCCGGACCAGCCCCGGCGTGATGCCGAGCTTGCCCCGGTCCTCCTCCGGCACCGACGCGTGCGTCATCGTCGCCGGGTGGCAGATGAGCGTCTCGACTCCTCCCAGGCTCTCCCCTAACGAGCAGATCTTCACGGTGTCCAGCAGCGCCTTGGCGTGGGCGTAGCTTCCGACGTCGAACGAGATGAGCGCGCCGAAGCCGCGCATCTGACGCTTCGCGAGGTCGTGCTGCGGGTGCGAGGCGAGGCCGGGATAGAAGACCTTCCGAACCTTCGGATGCTTTTCGAGGAAGGCCGCGACCGCGCGCCCGTTCGCCTCGTGGCGGTCCATCCGGACGGCGAGCGTCTTGACGCCCCTCAGCACGAGCCAGGAATCGAAGGGGGAGAGGATCGCGCCGGCGGAGTTCTGCACGAAGCCGAGCCACTCGTCGAGCTCCTTCGTCTTCGAGATCGCGGCGCCTCCGACCGAGTCGGAATGGCCGTTCAAGAACTTCGTCGTCGAGTGGACGACGATGTCGGCCCCGAGCTCGAGCGGGCGCTGCAAATACGGAGTCGCGAACGTGTTGTCGACGACGACGAGGATGTCCCTGCCGTCTTTCGCGATTTTCGCGGGCTTCCCTTTCGCGACCTCGACGATCGCGGCGATGTCGCAGAGCGACATCATCGGGTTCGTCGGGGTCTCGAGATGGATGAACCGCGTGTTTTTCCGGAGCGCGCGGAGGACGTTGCCCGGATCGCGCGTGTCGACGAAGGAGAATTCCACCCCCATGTGCGAGAGGATCCGGTTGTAGAGCCGGAACGTCCCGCCGTAGGTGTTGTCGGAGACGACGACGTGCTCCCCCGCTTTCGCGAACGTCGCGACCGCCGAGATCGCGGCCATCCCCGACGCGAAGCAGCGCGAGGCCGCGCCCCGCTCGAGCGCCGCGAGGTTCTCCTCGAGGGCGCGCCGCGTCGGGTTTCCCGTGCGGGCGTACTCGTATCCCTTGTGGCGGCCGAGCTCCGGCTGGACGTAGGTCGACGTCTGGTAGATCGGGACCGAGACGGCGCCCGTCGTGGGATCCGGCTCGTTTCCCGCGTGGATCGCGTCGGTCGAGAAGCCCGTCACTCGAGGACTCCCTGTCCCGGGTAGCGTTCGGCGCCGTCGGGGAAGAGCGTCACGACCGTCTTCCCAAGCCCCAGGCGTCGGGCGATCCGCCGGGCCGCGGCGGCGTTGGCGCCCGATGATCCGCCGACGAGGAGCCCTTCGGTCCGGCCGAGCTCGCGGCAGGCGGCGAACGCCTCGTCGTCGGAAATCATGATCGCCTCGTCGATGAGACTCCGGTCGAGGATCTCCGGGAGGAACGACAGGCCGACCCCTTCGACCTCGTGGTGACCCGGCTCGCCTCCCTGCAGGATCGAGCCCTGGGGCTCGACGGCGACGCGCATCAGCCCGGGATGGCGCTCTCCGAGATACCGGGCGCAGCCGATGAAAGTTCCCGTGGAGCCGACGCCGACCACCAGCGCGTCGATCTTTCCGTCGCACTGCTCCTCGATCTCGGGGCCGGTCGTGTCGTAATGGGCGCGCGGGTTGACCGGGTTCTTGAACTGCTGCGGCATGTAAGAACCGGGCCGCGATGCGACGATCTCTTCGGCCTTCGCGATCGCGCCCTTCATCCCCTTCGCCGCGTCGGTGCGGACGACGGTGGCGCCGAGCCCCTGCATCACCTTGCACTTCATGTGCGCGTAGCCTTCCGGCACGACGAAGATCGCCTCGTAGCCCTTCGCGGCCGCGACCATCGCGAGTCCGACCCCGGTGTTTCCGGAGGTCGGCTCGACGATCGCGGCGCCCGGCTTCAACACCCCGCGCCGCTCGGCGTCCTCGACCATCGCCCTGGCGATCCGGTCCTTCACGCTGCCGGCGGGATTCAGGTACTCGAGCTTGGCGCGAACGTCGAGCCCCGGCGCGAACCTCGACAGCCTCAGCATCGGCGTGTTGCCGACGAGATCGATCAGGGAATCACACGTGCGCGAAGCGATGGCGGTCGTCATGGGGCGGACGGAATCGTAGCAGGGGGGCCGGAAAAGCGAAAGATCCGGCTCGAGTACTCCGACGCGTCCTGTCTCACTCGCCATCCCCCGTCATTGCGAGCCAAGCGAAGCCATCTCCGAATCGAGGAACGGTGTGGAGACTGCTTCGCCGCTGCGCGCCTCGCAATAGCCGATGAGATGGGATCTCGCCGATGGGCGATGAAAGCCGACTTTGTCATTCTGAGGAGCGAAGCGACGAAGAATCTACCCCGCCGGGAGCAGATCCTTCGCGGAATTTACCCTTGAGCGAGCCAGGAGTAGATCCTTCCCGCCTTCGCCAAGGCTTCGGCGCGGCAGGCCGCGGCGCTCAGGATGACGGCCGCGTGCGAAGGACTCAGGATGACGGCTGCGACCGAAGGGATGGCAGCCGCGAGCGAAAGGCTCAGGTCGCTCGATTCGCCGCCCCGCGCTTGCGCCCCCGAGCCGGCTCGCGGGACAGCGCGCCGGAAAAAAAAGAGGGGGCCGTTCGGCCCCCTCCTCCGGATCAGAAAAAAGGAAGTGCTCAGTACGCCTGGGATTGCGGCTGGCGGCGCGACTGGTAGCAGTCGCGGCAGTAGACCGGCTTCCCGTTGGTCGGGTTGAACGGCACCTGGGTCTGCTTCCCGCACGCGTCGCACGTGACCGTGTAAAGCGTGCGCTCGCGGGAGTCCCCTCCGGCGGTCTTGCGCTTGTCGCGGCACACTTTGCACCGCTTCGGCTCGTTGGTGAAACCCTTGCGGGCGTAGAACTCCTGGTCGTCGGCCGAGAAAAGGAACGTCGCGCCGCAATCCACGCAGGTGAGGTTTTTGTCCGTAAACTGGTTCATGGTGACTCTTCGTGACTCCCGGGGATTCGTGATCCCCAAAAAACGTTAAATTTTAGAAGCAACCCGGCGCCACGCGCCGGAAGGGGAAGATTGACCGTCTCGATTCGAGGTCGGCGGGGCGATCCCGGGCCCCATGCATTTCTACTGCGACCGACCCCCTTTCAAAGACATAGCCGCGCCGAGCGCGCAAGAGGGCCGTTCACTGTTCAGGACGGAAATCGATCGGGCGATACACGGTTGTGGCACTGGCTCGGTTAGCTATTCGACAGCCGGACAGTAGCAGACAATGGCAGGAGGCGCAACAAAAAAGCCCGCCCCTGCCGCGCCGCGAGGCGGACGGTCAATGAAACCGATTCGATTCAGCTACTTACCCGGAACTCCCTCGACCGGAGAGGAGGCCGTCGCATACCGTTTCTTCGGGATCCGTCCGGCCCGGAACGCGTCGCGACCCGCCTCCACGGCGGCTCGCATCGCCCCGGCCATGCGGACGGGATCGGCGGCGCCGGCAATTCCCGTGTTCATCAGGACCGCCGCGACGCCGAGCTCCATGGCCAGACACGCGTCGGACGCGGTGCCGACTCCCGCGTCGACGATCACGGGGACGGACGCCTTTTCCAGGATGATCGAGATGTTGTTCGCGTTCTGGATCCCGAGTCCGGAGCCGATCGGGGCGCCGAGCGGCATCACGGCCGCCGCCCCCGCGTCCTCGAGCTTCCGGCAGACGATCGGATCGTCCGACGTGTAGGGGAAGACGGTGAATCCCTCGGCGACGAGCGTCCGCGTCGCCTTGAGCAGCTCGTCGTTGTCGGGGTAGAGGGTCTGCTCGTCGCCCAGGACCTCGAGCTTCACCCAGTCGGAAAGCCCGACCTCCCGCCCGAGCCGCGCCGTCCGGACGGCGTCGTCGGCCGTGTAACAGCCGGCCGTGTTCGGCAGGATCGTCATCCCGTCGGGCAGCCAGTCGAGCAGGGACTCCTTCGAGCGGTCCGTCAGGTTGACCCGCCGGACGGCCACGGTGACGATCTCCGATCCCGACGCGGCGAGCGCTTCCTTCATCAGCGGGAAAGACGCGTACTTCCCCGTCCCGACGATCAGCCGCGACCGGAACTCCCGGCCGCCGAGGCCGAACGTGTCTTCTCGCGTCCGGCTCGCGGCGGCCGGCGCCGATGCGGCGGTCACGCCGACACCCCCTGGAGCTCGCGGACCTTGATCTCGGAGACCGCGTTCTTTCGATCCACGAAGACGAGCGCGGGCGCGGGTCTTGGCTCCCCGACCTCGACGGTTCCGTACGCGGCGATGATCACGAGATCCCCCGGCTCGACCAGGCGCGCCGCGGCGCCGTTGACCGAGATCGTTCCCGACCCTTCCGGCGCCTCGATCGCGTAGGTCGAAAACCGCGAGCCCCGCGTCACGTCGTACACCTCGACCCGGTCGTACGGCTCGATCGCCGCCGCCTCGAGGAGCGCCGCGTCGATGCCGATCGACCCTTCGTAATCCACCTCCGCCTGCGTCACCGTGGCGCGGTGGATCTTTCCCCGCAGAACTTCCTTCTTCATCGCTGTCCTTGTCCTTCCAGTAAAACGTTGTCGAGCAATCGGATCTTCCCGAGCCGGACGGCGGCGGCGAGCGCCGCTCCCGCGACCGGCCCGGCGACGCGGCGCATCGTCGAAGGATCGACGACCTCCGCGTAGTCGACCGAGAATCCCGCCTCTTCGAGCTCCCGCCGCCCCTTCGCCTCGGCGGCGGCGACCGGCTCCCCGGACGCGATCCGCTCCGCGGTCGAGAAGAGGACGCGCGGGAACGCGGCCGCCCGCCGGCGTTCCTCGGGCGAGAGATAGGCGTTGCGCGAGGAGCGCGCCAGGCCGTCGTCCTCGCGGGAGATCGGCGCCACGATCAGACGGATCGGAAAGTCGAGATCCTCGATCATCTTCCGCACGA
This genomic window from Thermoanaerobaculia bacterium contains:
- a CDS encoding zinc-ribbon domain containing protein: MNQFTDKNLTCVDCGATFLFSADDQEFYARKGFTNEPKRCKVCRDKRKTAGGDSRERTLYTVTCDACGKQTQVPFNPTNGKPVYCRDCYQSRRQPQSQAY
- the trpS gene encoding tryptophan--tRNA ligase; this translates as MRILSGIQPSGKLHLGNYLGALRQHLELQESGDAFYFIADLHALTTVKDPDLLRENVRDVALDYLALGLDPAKAAFYKQSDVHEIPELSWLLTTVTPMGLLERCTSYKDKIARGLSPDHGLFSYPVLMAADILIVDADVVPVGKDQKQHVEVARDIAGSFNHLYGEVFKLPQDRILPEAGVVPGIDGQKMSKSYGNDIGIFLEGKALKERVMAIVTDSAPVEAPKDPDANNVFNLVKLFATPEETAQWRARFTAGGLKYSEVKKRLIALLDERFGPARERRKDLQKNPRYVDGVLQDGAAKARKIASATLARARKACGID
- the cutA gene encoding divalent-cation tolerance protein CutA; translated protein: MRGDDIVVILTSVGTEEQGLDIAEALVHRRHAVCVNMIPSLRSIYRWKGKVCEDTEYLLVIKTIAKRFPDAAETIREINSYELPEILSFSIRNADARFCQWIVDGVEEKRGRKKKAAAAPRAGKTAAKKPSKRRQRAAEIRK
- a CDS encoding PLP-dependent aspartate aminotransferase family protein — encoded protein: MTGFSTDAIHAGNEPDPTTGAVSVPIYQTSTYVQPELGRHKGYEYARTGNPTRRALEENLAALERGAASRCFASGMAAISAVATFAKAGEHVVVSDNTYGGTFRLYNRILSHMGVEFSFVDTRDPGNVLRALRKNTRFIHLETPTNPMMSLCDIAAIVEVAKGKPAKIAKDGRDILVVVDNTFATPYLQRPLELGADIVVHSTTKFLNGHSDSVGGAAISKTKELDEWLGFVQNSAGAILSPFDSWLVLRGVKTLAVRMDRHEANGRAVAAFLEKHPKVRKVFYPGLASHPQHDLAKRQMRGFGALISFDVGSYAHAKALLDTVKICSLGESLGGVETLICHPATMTHASVPEEDRGKLGITPGLVRISVGIEDEEDLLSDLGRALSAF
- the panD gene encoding aspartate 1-decarboxylase, yielding MKKEVLRGKIHRATVTQAEVDYEGSIGIDAALLEAAAIEPYDRVEVYDVTRGSRFSTYAIEAPEGSGTISVNGAAARLVEPGDLVIIAAYGTVEVGEPRPAPALVFVDRKNAVSEIKVRELQGVSA
- a CDS encoding cysteine synthase family protein, which gives rise to MTTAIASRTCDSLIDLVGNTPMLRLSRFAPGLDVRAKLEYLNPAGSVKDRIARAMVEDAERRGVLKPGAAIVEPTSGNTGVGLAMVAAAKGYEAIFVVPEGYAHMKCKVMQGLGATVVRTDAAKGMKGAIAKAEEIVASRPGSYMPQQFKNPVNPRAHYDTTGPEIEEQCDGKIDALVVGVGSTGTFIGCARYLGERHPGLMRVAVEPQGSILQGGEPGHHEVEGVGLSFLPEILDRSLIDEAIMISDDEAFAACRELGRTEGLLVGGSSGANAAAARRIARRLGLGKTVVTLFPDGAERYPGQGVLE
- a CDS encoding thiazole synthase, with protein sequence MTAASAPAAASRTREDTFGLGGREFRSRLIVGTGKYASFPLMKEALAASGSEIVTVAVRRVNLTDRSKESLLDWLPDGMTILPNTAGCYTADDAVRTARLGREVGLSDWVKLEVLGDEQTLYPDNDELLKATRTLVAEGFTVFPYTSDDPIVCRKLEDAGAAAVMPLGAPIGSGLGIQNANNISIILEKASVPVIVDAGVGTASDACLAMELGVAAVLMNTGIAGAADPVRMAGAMRAAVEAGRDAFRAGRIPKKRYATASSPVEGVPGK